The following proteins come from a genomic window of Miscanthus floridulus cultivar M001 chromosome 2, ASM1932011v1, whole genome shotgun sequence:
- the LOC136538363 gene encoding uncharacterized protein — MFFSPNLLLVYDGDKVSSSCNGQSHRPSARFLLIHLLILDEDAHLGRSFIRSLIHPVFRRILPLLFSELIGDLYERGAQKKVKELRNTKHSNAYAMRRRKWLLAVHHHLQLKVHEGGHEGLHLGSQGEAGHGQQLHVCIVLCFFSLLRHS; from the exons ATGTTCTTTTCCCCAAATCTGCTTCTTGTTTATGATG gTGACAAGGTGTCCAGTTCCTGCAACGGCCAGAGCCACAGGCCTTCAGCTAGATTTCTCCTTATACACCTTCTAATCCTAG ATGAAGATGCACACTTGGGACGCAGCTTCATCCGCAGTCTAATTCATCCAGTTTTCAGAAGAATTTTGCCTCTGCTATTCAGCGAGCTAATAG GTGATCTCTACGAAAGAGGAGCACAGAAGAAAGTGAAA GAACTACGTAATACCAAGCACTCCAACGCCTATGCAATGCGGCGTCGAAAGTGGTTGCTTGCGGTCCACCACCATTTACAGCTCAAG GTCCATGAGGGAGGCCACGAGGGTCTCCATCTTGGCAGCCAGGGAGAGGCAGGTCATGGGCAGCAGCTGCATGTCTGCATCGTCCTATGTTTCTTTTCTTTGCTGAGACACAGCTGA